The stretch of DNA atcaattgaaataatgCAGTGTTTTGAAAGATAAAACTAAGCTctaaagaaagaaagagaaaggaagtaaaaaaaatttaattgggctaaaaaaaatttacaaattgaaaaagattcCTCAATTTCGTGAAAGTTTTGATCTTATATGTCGAAGTTGAGTTGTGTTgtgttttaatttcaagaacttatttttaaatttgaatttgaagtttttttttctctctcacTCCACTTTGCTCTCGccaattaattattattctccGTGGTGTAAGTAGGcgtggtggtggtgtgtACTCTTAACTAAAATGGAAACAATTGgatacacacacacattcTTACAATCTAAAAATATTACATAAACTAAGAACTAAAAATTGAggaattaaaaattttttttggtgggTCTGCAGTTGAAGCACGGAGTGGTCTATATCCCGAAAGTTTTCcttgaaaaaaaggggTGAAAGGAAtgcaaagaaaaattaaaaagaaattgctATATGTTAGACATACATGAAGGTATAGGCATAAGTGGCgtgaaatcaataaaacaaCTAAGCTGGATAGGCCGACCATAGGAGAACCAAGCTTTAACCCCAATTTCCTTCTATTCTTAATTTCtctattgaagaaaatttgattatctATACCAAATACTCTTAAGCAATGTTGAGAGACAACGTGTTTGTGTGTTGTCCAGCATGTTTCATTGGACATTTTGTTACCTGTAATAGAGCTTAACCTAACATTATTAGTCGAATCCCCCAACCCAGCAACAATTAGCGCTTAGtagttaatttttttttcctacTTTCTATAATTAGGATCTAGAATTTCAAGGCGGgctaaaaataaaatatcacAAAAATgactaatttttttatgaGCCGGTGGTGTATATTTGTTGGGGGACCAAGGAAAGAAAGCATGTgcccaaaaaaatttacagATCAAGATATATATGAAACCGATAACTCAAACAGTAGCTTGAATCAAGTTGGTATAAATGTCGGAGGGTAAAAACTATATATGAAAGACAACCagttgaaacaaaaaaaagtccGGTATAATAAAAATCCGACTACGTGTCAGGGACAAAATGCACAAATTCTTttcccattttttttgttgttcattTGTTTGCTCTATTATTTTTTCgtcttcgtcttcttcttctttgttcgctttgtttttttgatttgttgttaCTGGTCTAGGGAAGACTCCCATTGTTAAATTATCATGACAGGCTGCCAACCCGCTAACAATGTCTATCTCAGTACCTGGCCAATAAAAGAGCTTGTATATATCCAAAGCGAGCAACATCCAACCACCTTTTGAATTGGCATGTAAAAAATACTAACATT from Candida albicans SC5314 chromosome R, complete sequence encodes:
- a CDS encoding uncharacterized protein (Protein of unknown function; transcript detected on high-resolution tiling arrays) → MLLALDIYKLFYWPGTEIDIVSGLAACHDNLTMGVFPRPVTTNQKNKANKEEEDEDEKIIEQTNEQQKKWEKNLCILSSTRSRIFIIPDFFLFQSVVFHI